In a genomic window of Kaistia algarum:
- a CDS encoding alpha/beta hydrolase: MTLVYRDYDQDGLDQQYERLVAPDSYAIFDRWRARSDASAANRPCILDIAYGPLETEKLDVFPSADPNGPILIYIHGGYWIWKDKVDFRFVAEGVVDAGVNLVVINYALTPHATMDEIVRQVRAAVAFTYKNAGSFIPGNRDRIFLCGHSAGGHLTAIAASTHWQSFDAALPPEIVAGGVAISGLYDLEPIRLTYLNETVGLDEPMAWRNSPLHHAKLDMPPLTLVCGGGESDEFKRQQRDYAAILEQAGGYVPLHEIGDLHHFAVIETIADKGSELNAALLKRMGV; this comes from the coding sequence ATGACCCTCGTCTATCGCGACTACGACCAGGACGGCCTCGACCAGCAATATGAGCGGCTCGTCGCGCCCGATTCCTACGCGATCTTCGATCGCTGGCGCGCGCGCAGCGACGCGAGCGCCGCGAACCGGCCCTGCATTCTCGACATCGCCTATGGTCCGTTGGAAACGGAGAAGCTCGACGTCTTCCCCTCCGCCGATCCGAACGGCCCGATCCTGATCTACATCCATGGCGGCTACTGGATCTGGAAGGACAAGGTCGATTTCCGTTTCGTCGCCGAGGGCGTCGTCGATGCCGGCGTCAACCTCGTCGTCATCAACTATGCGCTGACGCCGCATGCCACCATGGACGAGATCGTCCGCCAGGTCCGCGCGGCGGTCGCGTTCACCTACAAGAATGCCGGCAGCTTCATCCCGGGAAACCGCGACCGGATCTTTCTTTGCGGCCATTCGGCCGGCGGCCATCTGACGGCGATTGCGGCCTCGACCCATTGGCAGAGCTTCGACGCCGCCCTGCCACCCGAAATCGTCGCGGGCGGCGTCGCCATCTCCGGCCTCTACGATCTCGAACCGATCCGCCTCACCTATCTGAACGAGACGGTCGGCCTCGACGAGCCGATGGCCTGGCGCAACAGCCCCCTCCATCACGCCAAGCTCGACATGCCGCCGCTGACGCTGGTCTGCGGCGGCGGCGAATCCGATGAATTCAAGCGCCAGCAGCGGGACTATGCCGCCATCCTCGAACAGGCTGGCGGCTATGTCCCCCTGCACGAGATCGGCGATCTGCACCATTTCGCCGTGATCGAGACGATCGCGGACAAGGGCAGCGAATTGAATGCGGCGCTGCTGAAGCGGATGGGTGTCTGA
- a CDS encoding DUF1254 domain-containing protein yields the protein MATRRIASAIVALGLCAFQTPDAAFAASTPDPLLSLAATPENLAKGLEIDGYQLGVSAYVWGYALVRMEGVARDYTDVPANKPATSYRAPLNQIGWATELATSAAKDMPTANNDTLYMSAVVDLTEPYVLSVPDTNDRYYVVNVFNMWQELEHYIGRRTTGTKAGQYVLVPPGWEHDLPAGLTRLDVTTSKVWLWGRLRISAGEDPTPVHALQAQFDLRPLSAIGEADYRVPSATLPRLPDVTGDELGFLNQLAAALQSNPVRPADTALFAQFARIGLTERGFDPSKLTPPMKSGLARGLADGPYAVLSALATSASRRNGWDWVTGLDSFGFNYALRSLVAGPYLGGNGEKEAMYPIRYTDADGQALTGDSRYTLRFDREPPVDGFWSVTMYDAGDKMLVPNDIGRYKIGTDTQGLVRGADGSLTLAISAAKPAGPEAANWLPAPKGPFYLILRLYQPSVEILKGQYELPQVVRTKP from the coding sequence ATGGCAACAAGACGAATTGCCTCGGCTATTGTCGCATTGGGACTCTGCGCTTTTCAGACGCCGGACGCGGCGTTCGCCGCCTCCACGCCAGACCCGCTGCTCAGCCTCGCGGCGACGCCGGAGAACCTCGCCAAGGGCTTGGAGATCGACGGCTATCAGCTCGGCGTATCGGCCTATGTCTGGGGCTATGCTCTCGTCCGCATGGAAGGCGTCGCCCGTGACTACACGGATGTCCCGGCAAACAAGCCCGCGACCTCCTATCGCGCGCCGCTGAATCAGATTGGCTGGGCGACGGAACTGGCGACGTCAGCGGCAAAGGACATGCCGACGGCGAACAACGACACGCTCTATATGAGCGCCGTCGTCGATCTCACCGAGCCTTACGTACTTTCCGTGCCGGATACGAACGACCGCTACTATGTCGTCAACGTCTTCAACATGTGGCAGGAACTCGAGCACTATATTGGCCGCCGCACTACGGGTACGAAGGCCGGCCAATATGTTCTGGTACCGCCGGGCTGGGAGCATGATCTGCCGGCCGGCCTGACGCGCCTCGACGTCACCACCAGCAAGGTCTGGCTCTGGGGCCGTTTGCGGATCAGCGCCGGGGAGGATCCAACACCGGTCCATGCCTTGCAGGCGCAATTCGATCTTCGCCCGCTCAGCGCCATCGGCGAGGCGGATTACAGGGTCCCAAGTGCCACCTTGCCGCGACTTCCAGATGTCACGGGGGATGAGCTCGGCTTCCTGAACCAGCTCGCCGCGGCGCTTCAATCCAATCCAGTCCGCCCCGCCGACACCGCCTTGTTTGCGCAATTTGCCAGGATCGGCTTGACGGAGAGAGGCTTCGATCCATCGAAGCTGACGCCGCCGATGAAATCGGGACTCGCGCGCGGCCTCGCCGATGGCCCGTATGCCGTCCTCTCGGCGCTCGCTACCAGCGCCTCCCGGCGCAATGGCTGGGACTGGGTGACCGGTCTCGACAGCTTCGGCTTCAACTACGCGCTGCGCTCTCTGGTCGCCGGCCCCTATCTCGGCGGCAATGGCGAGAAGGAGGCGATGTATCCGATCCGCTATACGGACGCGGACGGCCAGGCGCTGACCGGCGACAGCCGCTACACGCTACGGTTCGACAGGGAGCCGCCGGTGGACGGGTTCTGGTCGGTTACGATGTATGATGCGGGCGACAAGATGCTCGTTCCAAACGACATCGGCCGGTACAAGATCGGCACCGACACGCAGGGTCTGGTCCGCGGCGCCGATGGTTCGCTGACGCTGGCCATTTCGGCGGCGAAGCCCGCTGGCCCGGAGGCCGCAAACTGGTTGCCGGCCCCGAAGGGACCCTTTTATCTCATCTTGCGGCTCTACCAGCCGAGCGTGGAGATACTCAAGGGACAGTACGAGCTGCCGCAAGTCGTCCGAACCAAGCCCTGA